Genomic window (Candidatus Nitrosocosmicus franklandus):
TGTCTAGGAACGCCTTATGAACATTTCATAAAAAACTACTGGGAGCTAGATATAATAAAAAGAGGGCATTTCATTACTTACCGATAGCAGGTAAAATATTAGATGCTATCTTTTCAAGATACATTTGAATATGTGGTTCGATATTCCAAATTTTTTCACTTTCAAATAAATGACCATACCGTTGAGAGCTGCCCAAAAGTTCTCTCTTATTCAATTTGTCGAGATAAGTATCCTTTACAGACTTTTCCGTAAAGCCGTTTTTTCGCGCAATCGAATCTAATAGGTTGTGTATTCCTGATCCATGTTGTGCTGCCTCCTTAACTCTGTATGCGATTTCTCTCGGTATACCCAATTTCACGGCCAACCTTCTGTGCACCCTTTTTCCCAAAGTGTCGATACCATCTGCATCTTCATTCTGAATATTTAGTCTTGGATCTATCCTTAAAGCCGTATCAATCAGGTTAGGATCTAGGAACGGCTCCCTTAACTCGATACTCTGAGACATTGTTATTTTGTCTTCCCTTTCGAGAGTTTCCTTGTATAAAAGTTGAACATCTTTAATCATATATTCTAAAATTTTTTCATACCCATATTTTTTCACTATTTTAGAATACCACGAGTAACCTCCAAATATTTCATCTGCCCCCTGTCCTGTCAACATTACTCGGATGCCTTGCTCTCTAGCTAACTTCACCGCAGCATAAATTGGGATAGCAACCTCAACCTGTCCCATATTATCATCTTCTATAACGTTAATAATGTCAGGAATCATATTTTCCACGTCATTTTGAGAAAGTTCATTAATTTCAAGTTTCAAGCCTAATTTTTCGGCTATTTCAATAGAATTCGTAATATCATTGGATCCTTTAATACCAGAAGTATAACAAATGACATCGGGAACCATTTGTTTTGCAAGAAATGCAACAATTACACTATCTATACCGCCAGAAAAAACTATACCGATTCTGCTAAAATCCCGTACCCTCTTTTCTACCGATGCGATTAAAGCATCATTATATGCATTGAGTGCGGAATCGATATCCTTGTAAGTTACGGGATACTTTGATCGGATAGATTTATTGGTATTAACTGTAATTGGGTGTAATGTAGTGGTAAAGGTGTGCTCTGCAGGTTTTTGTGTTATGAAAAGAGCATACCCCGGTAGCAAACGTTGGATTTTACCATCAAGGTGAATCTTCCACAATGACTTTTTCTCTGATCCAAATGCAAAAAATCGTTCATCTTCACCGTAATAAATTTGTCTGACCCCTATACCATCTCTGACTAGTATTATATTTCCAGTTGTTTGTTCTTTTATTGCCAGAATATATATTCCGTCCAATTGAAAGACTGTTCTCTTCACCGCTTCAAGTAGATGACCATTTGTCTTTTTATAATGATCCTCAAGCAAGTGGATAATAACCTCACTATCTGTAGATGTCTTAAACTCATGATGAGTCTCAAGACTCTTTCGCAATTCCCTATAGTTATAAATCTCTCCGTTATGTTCTAGTACAAGTTTTTTGTCACAGCTTAGGAAAGGCTGAGAACCGCAGGAACCACCAACTATTGCAAGTCGCGAGTGAGCCAATACATTAAATGCACTTGTTTGGGAAAAAAATAGCTTGTTAAACGTATTGGAATAAACTATTTCATCTTCTGTAGCCAATCCAACACCGT
Coding sequences:
- the asnB gene encoding asparagine synthase (glutamine-hydrolyzing) — its product is MCGIVGILSKKGENVAPLIEKMLSCMRNRGPDGVGLATEDEIVYSNTFNKLFFSQTSAFNVLAHSRLAIVGGSCGSQPFLSCDKKLVLEHNGEIYNYRELRKSLETHHEFKTSTDSEVIIHLLEDHYKKTNGHLLEAVKRTVFQLDGIYILAIKEQTTGNIILVRDGIGVRQIYYGEDERFFAFGSEKKSLWKIHLDGKIQRLLPGYALFITQKPAEHTFTTTLHPITVNTNKSIRSKYPVTYKDIDSALNAYNDALIASVEKRVRDFSRIGIVFSGGIDSVIVAFLAKQMVPDVICYTSGIKGSNDITNSIEIAEKLGLKLEINELSQNDVENMIPDIINVIEDDNMGQVEVAIPIYAAVKLAREQGIRVMLTGQGADEIFGGYSWYSKIVKKYGYEKILEYMIKDVQLLYKETLEREDKITMSQSIELREPFLDPNLIDTALRIDPRLNIQNEDADGIDTLGKRVHRRLAVKLGIPREIAYRVKEAAQHGSGIHNLLDSIARKNGFTEKSVKDTYLDKLNKRELLGSSQRYGHLFESEKIWNIEPHIQMYLEKIASNILPAIGK